A portion of the Drosophila innubila isolate TH190305 chromosome 3L unlocalized genomic scaffold, UK_Dinn_1.0 0_D_3L, whole genome shotgun sequence genome contains these proteins:
- the LOC117786358 gene encoding distal membrane-arm assembly complex protein 2, with amino-acid sequence MLLSGYLRRLQPCAGAMRRCATTMPSDEPDTDISSTVKRIRQELAQDKQQLKWRTPIGDRPEDWNSKLKLFSNPEQTSDFIVMMQRPIDLSAKNVKQWWGKRQERIERHMQQFIPERHKILGPELASAHFILYRGGAVKFLNDPKWQRASEDGEFNLPNKFNATYKVEALRCDNMQLYYEGLENLRCLEHLKFLSFHNVKTFDDWCLDRVSGSEFPRLEVLDISGTNITAKGLSCLYRLGQLKLLIIDDPKQTLEMELTAAMLEASMPALKIVAANTIHSIT; translated from the coding sequence ATGCTATTGTCGGGCTATTTGAGACGTTTACAGCCATGTGCTGGTGCAATGCGTCGATGTGCAACTACAATGCCGAGTGATGAACCAGATACTGATATCAGCTCGACTGTCAAGCGAATCCGTCAGGAGTTGGCACAGGACAAACAGCAATTAAAGTGGCGAACGCCGATTGGGGATCGTCCCGAAGATTGGAATAGTAAGCTAAAACTGTTCTCGAACCCGGAGCAAACATCGGATTTTATTGTGATGATGCAACGCCCCATTGACCTAAGTGCAAAGAACGTGAAACAATGGTGGGGCAAGCGTCAGGAACGCATTGAACGACACATGCAACAGTTTATACCCGAACGCCATAAAATATTGGGCCCTGAATTAGCCTCGGCCCATTTCATATTGTATCGCGGTGGCGCTGTCAAGTTCCTAAATGATCCCAAATGGCAACGTGCCTCTGAAGATGGCGAATTCAATTTACCCAATAAATTCAATGCCACCTACAAAGTGGAAGCTCTTCGCTGCGACAACATGCAGTTATATTATGAGGGACTGGAAAACCTACGCTGCTTGGAGCACCTCAAGTTTCTATCCTTTCACAATGTTAAAACTTTTGACGACTGGTGTTTGGATCGTGTTTCTGGCAGTGAGTTTCCACGCCTGGAGGTTCTTGATATATCCGGCACTAATATTACAGCCAAGGGATTATCCTGCCTCTATCGCCTTGGCCAACTGAAGCTCCTGATTATCGATGATCCAAAGCAAACGCTGGAAATGGAATTGACCGCTGCAATGCTAGAAGCATCGATGCCGGCACTTAAAATTGTTGCAGCCAATACAATACACAGCATAACATAA
- the LOC117786363 gene encoding coiled-coil-helix-coiled-coil-helix domain-containing protein 7 — protein MPRNNNAERDNPCLKEQELSYKCLNKNNFDREKCEVYFVNYNNCKEFWNKVRSDRRAKGIEPYLPPVEERADIKAEYMKSKPSRN, from the exons atgcCCCGAAACAACAATGCCGAACGAGATAATCCCTGTCTAAAG GAACAAGAGTTATCATACAAATgtctaaataaaaacaatttcgacCGGGAAAAATGTGAAGTTTACTTTGTGAATTATAATAACTGCAAGGAATTCTGG aacAAGGTACGCAGTGATCGTCGGGCCAAAGGAATCGAACCTTATTTACCACCAGTTGAAGAGCGAGCGGACATAAAGGCTGAATATATGAAAAGCAAACCATCAAGAAATTAA